The Streptomyces laurentii genome contains a region encoding:
- a CDS encoding hypothetical protein (identified by MetaGeneAnnotator; putative;~sequence version:1): MQGLLRSGSRWGEYRNWDGKKTLAALGDPTARVEFDHEARHRTDIAWTIAQYDGHVGERLWAATLTPHTPVALIDAALQELTAPPFGGPANPTENLRRAGWHTENHLDHSTWTSPDRTITLARSPDTTDRWTLYGGDSPDQAVWAIRLSASVSDKVLARLAGTTVGLLPPTPAPAPRPTPLPPLPATTPRPRTR, from the coding sequence GTGCAGGGCCTGCTCAGGTCCGGCTCCCGTTGGGGGGAATACCGAAACTGGGACGGAAAGAAGACCCTCGCGGCCCTCGGCGATCCGACCGCGCGAGTCGAATTCGACCACGAAGCCCGTCACCGCACCGACATCGCCTGGACCATCGCGCAGTACGACGGCCACGTCGGTGAACGGCTCTGGGCCGCCACACTCACCCCCCACACCCCGGTCGCCCTCATCGACGCGGCCCTTCAAGAACTGACCGCCCCGCCCTTCGGCGGCCCCGCCAACCCGACCGAGAATCTCCGCAGGGCCGGATGGCACACGGAGAACCACCTCGACCACTCCACCTGGACATCCCCCGACCGCACCATCACCCTCGCCCGCAGCCCCGACACCACGGACCGGTGGACCCTGTACGGCGGAGACAGCCCCGACCAGGCGGTGTGGGCCATCCGCCTCTCCGCCAGCGTCAGCGACAAGGTCCTCGCCCGGCTCGCCGGCACCACGGTCGGCCTCCTCCCCCCGACGCCTGCCCCCGCTCCCCGCCCGACTCCCCTCCCCCCGCTTCCCGCAACCACCCCTCGGCCCCGCACTCGATGA
- a CDS encoding hypothetical protein (identified by MetaGeneAnnotator; putative;~sequence version:1): MFLAVLVVRQGGEEMSECLFEVGERRGSSADVARVQPAELGYGVAHVAMRGIDVPEVVLTEDVDAVALIVGVGADG, translated from the coding sequence GTGTTCCTTGCCGTGCTCGTCGTCCGCCAGGGTGGTGAGGAGATGTCGGAGTGTCTGTTCGAAGTCGGTGAGCGGCGCGGGTCCAGTGCGGACGTCGCCCGAGTGCAACCGGCGGAACTCGGCTATGGCGTCGCCCATGTTGCGATGCGTGGAATCGATGTGCCGGAAGTGGTTCTCACCGAGGATGTGGACGCTGTGGCTCTGATCGTCGGTGTAGGTGCCGACGGCTGA
- a CDS encoding hypothetical protein (identified by MetaGeneAnnotator; putative;~sequence version:1): MGPESGIRLAHGDPGLERGWSAPRLVLLWSLARMGIEIAGCPDGGHVVSGRDHGAGRRWAEALERAPFWALRRPWERE; encoded by the coding sequence GTGGGCCCGGAGAGCGGCATTCGACTCGCGCACGGGGACCCCGGCTTGGAGCGAGGCTGGTCCGCGCCGCGGCTCGTCCTGCTTTGGAGCTTGGCCCGTATGGGGATCGAGATTGCCGGCTGCCCGGACGGGGGCCACGTGGTCAGCGGACGCGACCATGGCGCTGGGCGACGCTGGGCGGAAGCCCTGGAACGGGCGCCGTTCTGGGCGCTGCGACGGCCGTGGGAGCGGGAGTGA
- a CDS encoding hypothetical protein (identified by MetaGeneAnnotator; putative;~sequence version:1) — translation MPYAPADAHIHFALHSDHHPGVIATATGPTADAARSHLHDLGFRSTSPTTMVLARIDREEPHYTARAAEQLQRYGFTTNIASDLQEEIDTEWEWGNYPFPWCTREEVREVSAEAQRIHDDIADGRLTIHFHADDGHTTVAVGSYPTGVRRHVHLHGDNHLRQVTTQFETETEAITEFQRLYSVAARPGPAPLTELETTVHRVLHADPAPEISPRCDITPDSPPVAGPGEHEEFLASFLNDNPQWEKYRTWSDETTIASHESLTVRAEFDHEARHRTDTAWTVAEYDGPVGERVWHATLTAGTPVALVHTLLQHLDAPTPAGGTEPYEPLRDAGWHPASHPARTTWRAPDRTMVFEHTPHATDDRWTLYGGTGLDRAAWAIRLSSGVSEGLLAELAATAVTLTPAPTAVAAPRTAPVPGLPPSVAQRHGRVR, via the coding sequence ATGCCGTACGCCCCCGCCGACGCCCACATCCACTTCGCTCTCCACTCCGACCACCATCCCGGCGTCATCGCCACCGCCACCGGACCGACCGCCGACGCTGCCCGCTCCCACCTCCACGATCTAGGCTTCCGCTCCACCAGTCCGACGACGATGGTGCTGGCCCGCATCGACCGCGAAGAGCCCCACTACACCGCCCGCGCCGCCGAACAGCTCCAGCGCTACGGCTTCACCACCAACATCGCCTCCGACCTCCAGGAGGAGATCGACACCGAGTGGGAGTGGGGCAACTACCCCTTTCCCTGGTGCACCAGGGAGGAGGTCCGCGAGGTGAGCGCCGAGGCCCAGCGCATCCACGACGACATCGCCGACGGCCGCCTGACCATCCACTTCCACGCCGACGACGGCCACACGACCGTCGCGGTCGGCAGCTACCCCACGGGCGTCCGTCGCCATGTCCACCTCCACGGAGACAACCACCTCCGTCAGGTCACAACGCAGTTCGAAACGGAGACGGAGGCCATCACCGAGTTCCAGCGGCTCTACTCCGTCGCCGCACGTCCCGGCCCCGCCCCCCTCACCGAACTGGAAACCACCGTCCACCGGGTACTCCACGCAGACCCGGCACCCGAGATCTCTCCCAGATGCGACATCACGCCGGACTCCCCGCCCGTGGCCGGGCCCGGCGAGCACGAAGAGTTCCTCGCCTCCTTCCTCAACGACAACCCCCAGTGGGAGAAGTACCGCACCTGGAGCGACGAGACGACCATCGCCTCCCACGAAAGCCTCACCGTCCGCGCCGAGTTCGACCACGAAGCACGCCACCGCACCGACACCGCCTGGACCGTGGCCGAGTATGACGGCCCCGTCGGCGAGCGAGTGTGGCACGCCACCCTCACCGCCGGCACCCCGGTCGCTCTCGTCCACACCCTGCTGCAGCACCTCGACGCCCCGACCCCCGCCGGCGGTACTGAGCCGTACGAACCCCTGCGGGACGCCGGGTGGCATCCGGCAAGCCACCCGGCACGAACGACCTGGCGCGCACCGGACCGGACCATGGTCTTCGAGCACACGCCCCACGCCACCGACGACCGGTGGACGCTGTACGGCGGAACAGGTCTCGACCGCGCGGCATGGGCCATCCGCCTCTCCTCCGGCGTCAGCGAGGGACTTCTGGCCGAACTGGCCGCCACCGCCGTAACCCTCACTCCCGCTCCCACGGCCGTCGCAGCGCCCAGAACGGCGCCCGTTCCAGGGCTTCCGCCCAGCGTCGCCCAGCGCCATGGTCGCGTCCGCTGA
- a CDS encoding hypothetical protein (identified by MetaGeneAnnotator; putative;~sequence version:1), giving the protein MAALAHREEAIDPVTVLWEAQVRGVLAAGITPPEVVALLSVPAGSACYWGTRIVENALLTRARHTADQVTAYTADPSNGVHQLIAGSRRALAGLASVRHRWQHATRPAVPVPARPEAAASRAGPRRPTTTSPSPFPPSSSPRPAAGRTP; this is encoded by the coding sequence ATGGCCGCGCTCGCGCACCGCGAGGAGGCCATCGACCCGGTCACCGTGCTGTGGGAGGCACAGGTCCGCGGTGTCCTCGCCGCCGGGATCACCCCGCCCGAAGTGGTCGCGCTGCTCTCGGTCCCCGCCGGCTCTGCCTGCTACTGGGGAACCCGGATCGTGGAGAACGCGCTGCTCACCCGCGCGCGCCACACGGCCGACCAGGTCACCGCCTACACGGCCGACCCGTCCAACGGCGTCCACCAGTTGATCGCCGGAAGCCGACGCGCGCTCGCCGGTCTCGCCTCCGTCCGCCACCGCTGGCAGCACGCAACCCGCCCGGCCGTACCCGTTCCGGCCCGCCCGGAGGCCGCCGCGTCGAGGGCCGGACCCCGGCGTCCGACCACCACCTCCCCCTCCCCGTTCCCGCCGTCCTCGTCCCCCCGGCCCGCCGCCGGCCGGACACCCTGA
- a CDS encoding restriction/modification system DNA methylase (Cytosine-C5 specific DNA methylases; Methyl transfer reactions play an important role in many aspects of biology. Cytosine-specific DNA methylases are found both in prokaryotes and eukaryotes. DNA methylation, or the covalent addition of a methyl group...; cd00315;~DNA binding site [nucleotide binding];~cofactor binding site;~identified by MetaGeneAnnotator; putative;~restriction/modification system DNA methylase [Streptomyces scabiei 87.22];~substrate interaction site [chemical binding]): MTGLVLDLFAGPGGWSVPLHRLGVREIGLEWDQWACRTRAAAGLLTVRTDVAMYPVRPFVCRTRGFIASPPCQAWSRAGKRLGLVDQPLVHQAVADLATGRDTREKLLAACRDERSLLAAEPMRYLHALNAVGEPEWIAMEEVPDVLPLWRQYAQILRGWGFSVWSGILNAADYGVPQTRRRAILLASRVRTAEPPPPTHARHEEPEGLFGPGRQRWMSMAEALGWGATDRPVPTVCAGGGPGGGPEPFPSGARKTLVAARERGTWAPHTSASPLVRQADWSWSLRSNNQTNATVRGIDEPAGTLFFGHRANECTWVARSDAPHTVAGAAPEPIRITAAEAGVLQSFPADYPWAGNRGQVFGQIGNAVPPRLAAHLLAPHLGRVLTADDFVLAA; this comes from the coding sequence GTGACCGGGCTGGTGCTCGACTTGTTCGCCGGCCCGGGCGGCTGGAGTGTCCCGCTGCACCGCCTCGGGGTCCGGGAGATAGGTCTGGAGTGGGACCAGTGGGCGTGCCGGACCCGTGCCGCGGCCGGCCTGCTCACGGTTCGTACGGACGTCGCGATGTACCCGGTCCGGCCGTTCGTGTGCCGGACACGGGGGTTCATCGCCTCCCCGCCCTGTCAGGCGTGGTCCCGGGCGGGTAAGCGTCTCGGTCTGGTCGACCAGCCGCTCGTCCACCAGGCGGTCGCCGACCTCGCCACCGGGCGCGACACCCGCGAGAAGCTTCTGGCCGCCTGCCGCGACGAGCGCTCTCTTCTCGCGGCCGAGCCGATGCGCTACTTGCACGCCCTGAACGCGGTCGGGGAGCCGGAGTGGATCGCCATGGAGGAGGTGCCCGACGTGCTGCCGCTGTGGCGGCAGTACGCGCAGATCCTGCGGGGCTGGGGGTTTTCCGTGTGGTCCGGGATCCTGAACGCGGCCGACTACGGAGTGCCGCAGACGAGGCGGCGGGCGATCCTCCTCGCCTCGCGGGTCCGTACCGCCGAGCCCCCGCCGCCGACGCACGCCCGCCACGAGGAGCCCGAGGGTCTGTTCGGGCCGGGCCGGCAGCGGTGGATGTCGATGGCCGAGGCACTGGGCTGGGGTGCGACCGACCGTCCGGTGCCGACCGTCTGCGCCGGCGGCGGTCCCGGTGGCGGTCCCGAGCCGTTCCCGTCCGGTGCCCGCAAAACGCTGGTCGCCGCACGGGAGCGCGGCACCTGGGCACCCCACACCTCTGCATCGCCGCTGGTCCGGCAGGCGGACTGGTCGTGGTCGTTGAGGAGCAACAACCAGACCAACGCCACGGTCCGGGGCATCGACGAGCCGGCGGGGACACTGTTCTTCGGGCACCGTGCGAACGAGTGCACCTGGGTCGCCCGCTCCGACGCTCCGCACACTGTCGCGGGGGCGGCGCCGGAGCCGATACGGATCACCGCCGCCGAGGCCGGCGTCCTGCAGTCCTTCCCCGCCGACTACCCGTGGGCCGGGAACAGAGGCCAGGTCTTCGGCCAGATCGGCAACGCCGTCCCCCCGCGGCTCGCGGCGCACCTGCTCGCCCCGCACCTCGGCCGTGTCCTGACCGCCGACGACTTCGTCCTGGCCGCCTGA
- a CDS encoding hypothetical protein (identified by MetaGeneAnnotator; putative;~sequence version:1), which yields MPLYILNRDGRPGMTRRQCTGEYKVKPIKQKVRDLLGYPYPARVPKDIFAEQWIGISTDEFHRAKDAGVQYMHNQHPLIDMGWSRSDCVRYLNSLGLADTPKSSCLGYPFHGNAQWRHIRDTAPAEWADVVDFDAAIRKGNARANATGTALLGEAFLHRSRVPLGQAPIDHVTAAERAALTAGEIDEAELGVANGCSPWACRGDAEPEAVRDDFGLVA from the coding sequence ATGCCCCTCTACATTCTCAATCGGGACGGCCGCCCCGGGATGACCCGGCGACAGTGCACCGGGGAATACAAGGTGAAGCCCATCAAGCAGAAGGTCCGGGACCTTCTCGGTTATCCGTACCCCGCACGTGTCCCGAAGGACATATTCGCCGAGCAGTGGATCGGCATATCCACCGACGAATTCCACCGCGCCAAGGACGCGGGCGTGCAGTACATGCACAACCAGCATCCGCTGATCGACATGGGCTGGTCCCGTTCCGACTGCGTCCGGTACCTCAACTCGCTCGGCCTGGCCGACACCCCGAAGTCGAGTTGCCTGGGGTACCCCTTTCACGGAAACGCCCAGTGGCGGCACATCCGGGACACCGCTCCCGCCGAGTGGGCGGACGTAGTCGACTTCGACGCGGCGATCCGGAAGGGGAACGCCCGCGCCAACGCCACCGGCACGGCGCTGCTCGGCGAGGCGTTCTTGCACCGCTCGCGCGTCCCGCTCGGCCAGGCCCCGATCGACCACGTCACCGCCGCCGAACGCGCCGCTCTCACCGCCGGGGAGATCGACGAGGCGGAGCTCGGTGTCGCGAACGGCTGCTCCCCGTGGGCCTGCCGTGGTGACGCCGAACCGGAGGCGGTGCGGGACGACTTCGGGCTCGTCGCGTGA
- a CDS encoding hypothetical protein (identified by MetaGeneAnnotator; putative;~sequence version:2) yields the protein MTPTAGTANNRASLAVHLLDLAQQFTRHQDGFGRVSLHSASPDRLGPHLYQQLAQATELAKHAHRMREVVEAHQAAGLVYDVDAASRVNQLAFLAMNAGDVLVAALDQLESAHAGDRAEEEALLREVAVPVLRAQELTRHAARDAVDAAADFARSASTRRGSTADTPDGQDAREVRLSSTQHAALVAIARGQVTVSRNADEVLGKMPRLSISTLRTLHSRDLTEYHHNGRPSGRAQRVALSPKGRIALAAAFGAPAGTSASNRVVKTPAPRLTASLPSLPGTPARPPPTPHRCTDHTPSSSRKSPSPPPPLPPPGRPSALFPSEQESSPAPSSPCPPKAFSRRSITRSSPTPGGNPRLSTITSTASNAR from the coding sequence ATGACGCCCACTGCCGGCACCGCCAACAACCGCGCATCGCTCGCCGTCCATCTCCTCGACCTGGCCCAGCAGTTCACCCGACACCAGGACGGCTTCGGCCGCGTATCTCTCCACAGCGCGTCGCCCGATCGACTGGGTCCGCACCTGTACCAGCAGCTCGCGCAGGCGACCGAGCTGGCCAAACACGCCCACCGCATGCGCGAGGTCGTCGAGGCCCACCAGGCGGCGGGGCTGGTGTACGACGTGGACGCCGCCAGCCGCGTCAACCAGCTCGCCTTCCTGGCAATGAACGCGGGCGACGTTCTCGTCGCGGCGCTCGATCAGCTCGAATCCGCCCATGCGGGAGACCGTGCCGAGGAGGAAGCCCTTCTCCGGGAAGTGGCCGTGCCCGTCCTGCGCGCCCAGGAGCTGACCCGCCACGCTGCCCGCGACGCCGTCGATGCAGCGGCCGATTTCGCCCGCAGCGCCTCCACACGCCGAGGCTCCACCGCGGATACGCCGGATGGCCAGGACGCCCGTGAGGTCCGGCTGAGTAGCACCCAGCACGCCGCCCTGGTCGCCATCGCCCGCGGACAGGTGACCGTCTCCAGGAACGCCGACGAGGTGCTCGGCAAGATGCCCCGCCTGTCCATCAGCACCCTGCGCACCCTTCACAGTCGCGACTTGACGGAGTACCACCACAACGGCCGGCCGTCAGGCCGAGCCCAGCGCGTCGCCCTCTCCCCGAAGGGACGCATCGCCCTCGCCGCCGCGTTCGGCGCCCCGGCCGGCACCTCCGCGAGTAACCGTGTCGTGAAGACTCCGGCGCCCAGGCTCACCGCTTCTCTCCCCTCCCTTCCCGGCACCCCGGCCCGGCCGCCTCCAACACCCCACCGCTGCACTGATCACACGCCCTCATCTTCAAGGAAATCACCATCCCCACCGCCTCCCCTACCTCCACCCGGCCGGCCTTCCGCGCTCTTTCCCTCGGAGCAGGAATCCAGTCCAGCACCCTCCTCGCCCTGTCCGCCGAAGGCGTTCTCCCGAAGGTCGATTACGCGATCTTCGCCGACACCGGGTGGGAACCCCAGGCTGTCTACGATCACCTCGACCGCCTCGAACGCGAGATAG
- a CDS encoding hypothetical protein (identified by MetaGeneAnnotator; putative;~sequence version:1): MTTDHNAGTVNPQETDTPLPARLLALALEFTALQDDLYHLHAKKLYAPDIAAAFATRAAALTWYIQDVHNSIRHAGLFGSPVVLDVRCRLTLLASQAATATEYLRTAETVLQFLPPEETAEASRDPDHARDVLRRAGHHIHNAGQVTQLGAADSVRAAADLAGELRAQGRGGTVQPMSPAQYAALHGIACGYVTVNALGEEVASIRRERLSMSTVRSLEARGWVSREALVRNPGSRAARLYLTDTGRVALASRLDRVPTAKRPAVPAGRHRLGTSLTRSASGPLGTTGGGWHR, translated from the coding sequence ATGACCACCGACCACAACGCCGGCACCGTCAATCCGCAGGAAACGGACACACCGTTGCCCGCACGTCTCCTTGCCCTGGCACTTGAGTTCACCGCGCTCCAGGACGACCTGTACCACCTGCACGCCAAGAAGCTGTACGCACCCGATATCGCAGCCGCGTTCGCTACGAGGGCCGCTGCCCTGACCTGGTACATCCAGGATGTCCACAACAGCATCAGGCACGCCGGGTTGTTCGGCAGCCCGGTCGTCCTCGACGTCCGCTGCCGTCTGACGCTGCTCGCCAGCCAGGCCGCCACGGCCACCGAATATCTCCGGACCGCCGAGACCGTACTCCAGTTCCTTCCGCCCGAGGAAACGGCAGAGGCATCTCGCGACCCTGATCACGCCCGGGATGTCCTCCGAAGAGCAGGCCACCACATACACAACGCGGGCCAAGTGACCCAGCTCGGCGCCGCCGACAGCGTCAGAGCCGCTGCCGACCTGGCCGGCGAACTGCGGGCGCAAGGCCGCGGCGGGACAGTGCAGCCGATGTCACCCGCCCAGTACGCGGCGCTGCACGGCATCGCGTGCGGCTACGTCACGGTCAACGCCCTGGGCGAAGAAGTCGCCTCGATTCGGCGCGAGCGGCTGTCCATGAGCACCGTCCGCTCCCTGGAAGCACGCGGCTGGGTCAGCCGCGAGGCCCTGGTCCGCAACCCGGGTTCCCGTGCGGCGCGTCTGTACCTGACCGACACCGGCCGGGTCGCGCTCGCCTCGCGCCTCGACCGCGTCCCCACCGCGAAGCGGCCGGCCGTTCCCGCCGGCCGCCACAGACTCGGTACCTCCCTCACCCGCTCCGCGAGCGGACCGCTCGGCACTACGGGAGGAGGCTGGCACCGATGA
- a CDS encoding rho GTPase-activating protein 23 (identified by MetaGeneAnnotator; putative;~sequence version:1), giving the protein MPRFLHQSTDPDAVHALGDRLLHVSQAITDLRLIPSTTDADAQERLTQLTRECLTLSVRASTLATRTAMSSAACTVDGREAIGLLTRMTAAASAGAIHVTAVLSALAQGDQTGAAALVDSALSGLQPIGRMSWAAAAALTRHEGVLNAQLDTEVYPFDPEAEPEQVTEPQRQALAHIARGIVVLHTAEHGRPGNYVRPAPYGSRPSTLCGSGS; this is encoded by the coding sequence TTGCCCCGCTTCCTCCATCAGTCCACCGACCCCGACGCGGTCCATGCGCTCGGTGACCGCCTGCTCCACGTATCGCAGGCCATCACCGACCTGCGGCTCATCCCCTCCACCACCGACGCCGACGCGCAGGAGCGACTTACCCAGCTGACCCGCGAGTGTCTGACCCTGTCCGTCCGGGCGTCCACCCTCGCCACCCGGACCGCCATGAGCAGTGCCGCATGCACGGTCGACGGCCGCGAGGCAATCGGTTTGCTGACCCGCATGACGGCCGCAGCGTCGGCAGGCGCGATTCATGTCACCGCCGTGCTGTCCGCCCTCGCCCAGGGTGACCAGACGGGTGCGGCAGCCCTCGTCGACTCGGCCCTTTCCGGCCTTCAGCCGATCGGCCGGATGTCCTGGGCGGCGGCTGCCGCGCTCACTCGCCACGAAGGCGTCCTCAACGCCCAACTCGACACCGAGGTTTACCCGTTCGATCCGGAAGCCGAGCCCGAGCAGGTAACCGAGCCTCAGCGGCAGGCCCTCGCGCACATCGCCCGGGGCATCGTCGTCCTGCACACGGCCGAGCACGGCCGCCCCGGGAACTACGTGAGGCCGGCGCCGTACGGCTCACGACCGTCGACGCTCTGCGGAAGCGGAAGCTGA
- a CDS encoding membrane protein (identified by MetaGeneAnnotator; putative;~sequence version:1), with product MPSAPSSASDGYDIALKIGGAALAVGLPLGSFAWLSGNITARLSDAGSWVPYRPIDALLHPRQLWPRLDETFLLFAVRILPVLLTLLLVTGAAALWARYGNRFGGGKKKVTGMAKARDIEPLLAKAIEAKARSLRPRLKNAARIEPRDAGVLLGNLQGTKREVRMGFEDVAVAIMAPRSGKTTVLAIPSILAAPGPVLLTSNKAAGDAYTTCLDARARVGRVWTMDPQQIAHAERTMWWNPLADARTLDGAGRLAGHFLAASVDASQQGDFWSKAGSNILSQLFLAAALDERPITDVMQWLAFPSDRRPLDILRDHGFAAVASQLKGTVEGPPETRDGIYETARQYASALLNSEIAAWVTPQKDIPEFRPADFVTSSDTLFLLSKDGGGGASALIAACADSVMRAATAQAERAGGRLDPPMLAILDEAANVCKISDLPDLYSHLGSRGIIPITILQSYRQGQKVWGDAGMDAMWSAATVKVIGAGIDDPDFADKLSRMIGDHDVETVSTSHSESGKSTSVSMRQERILPADAIRALRKGSALCLATGMRVAMLDLRPWYAEPGAAELAADSARASKAITTRALAKQTPRQADFDQAA from the coding sequence ATGCCCTCTGCCCCCTCCTCCGCTTCCGACGGCTACGACATAGCCCTGAAGATCGGCGGCGCCGCCCTCGCCGTCGGTCTTCCCCTCGGCTCCTTCGCCTGGCTGTCCGGGAACATCACCGCCCGCCTGTCCGACGCCGGCTCGTGGGTTCCGTACCGGCCCATCGACGCCCTCCTTCACCCACGGCAGCTCTGGCCCCGCCTTGATGAAACGTTCCTCCTCTTCGCGGTGCGGATCCTGCCGGTCCTGCTGACGCTTCTGCTCGTCACCGGTGCCGCGGCCCTGTGGGCCCGGTACGGCAACCGCTTCGGCGGCGGCAAGAAGAAGGTCACCGGGATGGCGAAGGCCCGGGACATCGAACCGCTGCTCGCCAAGGCGATCGAGGCCAAGGCCCGCTCGCTTCGGCCGCGTCTGAAGAACGCCGCCCGCATCGAGCCGAGGGACGCCGGCGTCCTCCTCGGCAACCTCCAGGGCACGAAGCGGGAGGTGCGGATGGGGTTCGAAGACGTCGCGGTCGCGATCATGGCGCCCCGGTCCGGCAAGACCACCGTCCTCGCGATCCCGTCGATCCTCGCAGCGCCCGGCCCGGTTCTGCTGACCTCGAACAAGGCCGCCGGCGACGCCTACACCACGTGCCTCGACGCCCGGGCCCGCGTGGGGCGGGTCTGGACGATGGACCCGCAGCAGATCGCCCACGCCGAGCGGACCATGTGGTGGAACCCGCTCGCCGACGCCAGGACTCTCGACGGCGCCGGCCGGCTCGCCGGCCACTTCCTCGCCGCCTCGGTGGACGCCTCCCAGCAGGGCGACTTCTGGTCCAAGGCCGGATCCAACATCCTCTCGCAGTTGTTCCTGGCGGCGGCGCTCGACGAGCGGCCGATCACCGACGTGATGCAGTGGCTGGCCTTCCCCTCTGACCGGCGTCCGCTCGACATCCTGCGCGATCACGGATTTGCCGCCGTCGCCTCCCAGTTGAAGGGCACCGTCGAAGGCCCGCCCGAGACCCGCGACGGTATCTACGAGACCGCCCGTCAGTACGCCTCCGCCCTGCTGAACAGCGAGATCGCCGCCTGGGTCACCCCCCAGAAGGACATTCCGGAGTTCCGCCCGGCCGACTTCGTGACGTCCAGCGACACGTTGTTCCTGCTGTCGAAGGACGGCGGTGGAGGCGCGTCCGCACTGATCGCGGCGTGTGCCGACTCCGTGATGCGGGCCGCCACCGCACAGGCCGAGCGCGCCGGCGGGCGTCTGGACCCGCCAATGCTCGCGATCCTCGACGAGGCCGCCAACGTGTGCAAGATCAGCGATCTCCCGGACCTGTACTCGCACCTGGGATCCCGCGGGATCATCCCGATCACGATCCTGCAGTCCTACCGCCAGGGCCAGAAAGTGTGGGGGGACGCGGGAATGGACGCCATGTGGAGCGCCGCCACCGTCAAGGTCATCGGCGCCGGCATCGACGACCCCGACTTCGCCGACAAGCTCTCCCGGATGATCGGCGACCACGATGTCGAGACCGTCTCCACCTCCCACTCCGAATCCGGCAAGTCCACCTCGGTCAGCATGCGCCAGGAGCGGATCCTGCCCGCCGACGCCATCCGCGCCCTGCGCAAGGGATCCGCCCTGTGTCTGGCCACCGGCATGCGCGTCGCCATGCTCGACCTGCGCCCCTGGTACGCCGAACCCGGCGCCGCCGAACTCGCCGCCGACTCCGCCCGCGCCTCGAAGGCCATCACGACCCGCGCCCTCGCCAAGCAGACCCCGCGGCAGGCCGACTTCGACCAGGCCGCGTAG
- a CDS encoding hypothetical protein (identified by MetaGeneAnnotator; putative;~sequence version:1), translated as MSILVEQALISPRYLAGPGDAAWVTFPLHEASGWTHGHEPLRPRVFLSSPDQKTLLRLEPRPGDQWWRITHDSGTPATSWYASFGARTPVELIAAVTDTLTDPSFNERALCDATRPLRRAGWQTAPSGEFRSPDGIVKGERLNFSGAASWFITAARGQDDVVWQARFDGSTPPAIVAAFTQALADPEPLRRSTEQTTGLSRRRVSLRWQQWPATSVALVLPERIGHLAARRTTPPPLPPAAPPTPPRPTR; from the coding sequence GTGAGCATCCTGGTCGAGCAGGCGCTGATCTCGCCCCGCTATCTGGCCGGCCCCGGTGACGCGGCCTGGGTCACCTTCCCCTTGCACGAGGCATCCGGGTGGACTCACGGTCACGAGCCTTTGCGGCCCCGGGTCTTCCTCTCCAGCCCGGACCAGAAGACCCTCCTGCGGCTCGAGCCCCGCCCCGGGGATCAGTGGTGGCGCATCACCCACGACAGCGGTACGCCCGCCACCAGCTGGTACGCGTCGTTCGGTGCCCGGACGCCGGTGGAGTTGATCGCCGCGGTCACCGACACCCTGACCGACCCCTCCTTCAACGAGCGGGCGCTCTGCGATGCCACCCGGCCGCTGCGCAGGGCGGGGTGGCAGACGGCACCGTCGGGAGAGTTTCGCTCGCCGGACGGCATCGTGAAGGGCGAGCGGCTCAACTTCTCCGGCGCCGCCTCCTGGTTCATCACCGCCGCACGCGGCCAGGACGACGTGGTCTGGCAGGCCCGCTTCGACGGCAGCACCCCTCCCGCCATCGTCGCGGCCTTCACCCAGGCCCTCGCCGACCCCGAGCCGCTGCGCCGCTCCACCGAGCAGACGACCGGTCTGAGCCGGCGTCGGGTCAGCCTCCGGTGGCAGCAGTGGCCGGCCACGAGCGTCGCCCTCGTCCTGCCCGAGCGGATCGGCCATCTCGCCGCGCGACGGACAACCCCTCCGCCGCTGCCCCCGGCCGCGCCGCCAACGCCTCCCCGCCCCACCCGCTGA